A genomic segment from uncultured Alistipes sp. encodes:
- a CDS encoding DUF5689 domain-containing protein, translating into MKKVNLWKTLFFSVLTVAAFTGCSDDDSDDGGGIPSITVNGGSKTATVAVALEGGETEAVTIESSGDWTVTFSGDDVADCEAVPATGGRGTTSLKFELGSREAERTITATVTTAGSFEGIPLQDKVTITIMQNEDGSTEVKTNVKQIRETLTFDGQAVSASTVVTGIVVSDYEGENINNHQIMIADNTTEPGAGLLVRFDGYIGNNRDTDYNLPQGSIVSLDLKGGIAQRYNDVQYQVDFSDLTDPAIEIVSESGNMPEPITVANVADLINYQSQYVQIYSQPVEAIRGQAYYNGNGKDYANQSFQTPDGSIITLSFNSYSATWAKNETIPSNAGYIKGCVSFDKQKPTLSPNNANDLKGMTEPLFEVESSATTISKITEEGTFELKNVTVVTRSDKAFMIADQTGAMLVYGSNEFAVGDNIDISGPVTIFKAPDNTPQFSTKDATITKVSSGNAWTYEFTEYSVEDVRNYLNNVTCKAIELTGTIVKDDSYYNLMFDGVSDIQGSIQYYTPNASVLDLPVVVKGYAVGKSVSGDGAITRIKVFPYEITVNSTTPYIKATAPASFKADGETINVAFTAGNLGANKVYAKVDGAGFSVPSGEISGSSVAVTAAANEGAAREATLTIYAAASEGGEAVAQATVKLKQLAKPTGDEGPAYLWTLASGVISTSAGTAENCGTPAMNWTYPNATYIGWDSNNGKGVQFGSSSKPVKSYTLTTSDYTGSIVKIVVNASIGSGGDGKLAVKVGGTQIGETQSLVLNATDYTFTPSSPVSGEIVIELTNTEKAMYIKSIAINPAE; encoded by the coding sequence ATGAAAAAAGTTAATTTGTGGAAGACATTGTTCTTTTCGGTATTGACCGTAGCGGCCTTTACCGGATGTTCGGACGATGATTCGGATGATGGCGGCGGTATTCCGTCGATCACGGTGAACGGCGGCAGCAAGACCGCGACGGTTGCCGTAGCGTTGGAGGGTGGTGAGACGGAAGCCGTGACGATCGAATCCTCGGGTGACTGGACGGTAACGTTCAGCGGGGACGACGTTGCCGACTGTGAGGCTGTACCGGCAACGGGCGGCAGAGGTACTACGTCGTTGAAATTCGAGTTGGGATCTCGGGAGGCCGAGCGTACGATTACGGCCACGGTAACGACGGCGGGTTCGTTTGAGGGGATTCCTCTCCAGGACAAGGTGACGATCACGATCATGCAGAACGAAGATGGCTCGACGGAGGTGAAGACCAATGTAAAACAGATTCGTGAAACGCTGACATTTGACGGCCAGGCCGTGAGCGCATCCACGGTTGTGACGGGTATTGTCGTATCGGATTACGAGGGCGAAAACATCAACAACCACCAGATCATGATTGCCGACAATACGACGGAACCGGGTGCCGGTCTGTTGGTCCGCTTTGACGGTTACATCGGTAATAATAGAGATACGGATTATAACCTTCCGCAAGGATCGATCGTATCGCTCGATCTCAAGGGCGGTATTGCACAGCGTTACAACGATGTGCAGTATCAGGTTGATTTCTCCGATCTTACGGATCCGGCAATCGAAATTGTCAGCGAGAGCGGCAATATGCCTGAGCCTATTACGGTGGCCAATGTAGCTGACCTGATCAACTATCAGTCGCAGTATGTCCAGATCTATTCGCAGCCTGTAGAGGCAATCCGTGGCCAGGCTTATTATAATGGGAATGGTAAAGATTATGCGAATCAATCGTTCCAGACTCCGGACGGTTCGATCATTACGCTGTCGTTTAACAGCTATTCTGCAACCTGGGCCAAGAACGAGACGATTCCTTCAAACGCCGGTTACATCAAAGGCTGTGTATCGTTCGATAAGCAGAAGCCGACGCTTTCGCCTAACAATGCCAACGACCTGAAGGGTATGACGGAACCGCTCTTCGAGGTGGAGTCCTCGGCGACTACGATCAGCAAGATTACGGAAGAAGGCACTTTTGAGTTGAAAAATGTTACGGTGGTAACCCGCAGCGATAAAGCCTTTATGATTGCCGATCAGACGGGTGCCATGTTGGTTTATGGCTCGAACGAATTTGCTGTTGGTGACAATATCGACATTTCGGGTCCCGTGACGATTTTCAAGGCTCCGGATAACACGCCGCAGTTCAGCACGAAGGATGCTACGATTACGAAGGTCTCTTCGGGGAATGCCTGGACGTATGAGTTTACCGAATATTCGGTTGAGGATGTTCGCAATTACCTGAACAATGTTACTTGCAAAGCTATCGAGTTGACGGGTACCATTGTCAAGGATGACTCTTACTATAATCTGATGTTTGATGGAGTATCCGATATTCAGGGATCGATTCAGTATTATACGCCGAATGCTTCGGTGCTGGACCTCCCGGTTGTCGTCAAGGGATATGCTGTCGGTAAATCCGTATCGGGAGATGGAGCCATCACTCGTATCAAGGTTTTCCCGTATGAAATTACGGTGAACTCGACGACCCCGTATATCAAAGCTACGGCACCTGCTTCGTTCAAGGCAGACGGAGAGACGATCAATGTAGCCTTTACGGCCGGCAACCTTGGAGCCAACAAGGTTTATGCGAAGGTCGACGGTGCAGGTTTCTCGGTACCTTCGGGTGAGATTTCGGGCAGCTCGGTAGCGGTAACGGCTGCGGCTAATGAGGGAGCAGCTCGTGAAGCTACGCTGACGATCTATGCGGCTGCTTCGGAAGGCGGTGAGGCTGTCGCTCAGGCTACCGTAAAGCTGAAGCAGTTGGCAAAACCGACCGGCGACGAAGGCCCGGCTTATCTCTGGACGCTGGCGTCAGGCGTGATTTCCACAAGTGCAGGAACGGCAGAAAACTGTGGTACTCCTGCAATGAACTGGACTTATCCTAATGCTACTTATATCGGTTGGGATTCGAATAATGGAAAAGGAGTTCAATTCGGATCAAGTTCTAAACCTGTAAAATCCTATACCCTTACAACCTCTGACTATACCGGATCGATTGTGAAGATTGTTGTCAACGCTTCTATTGGAAGTGGCGGAGACGGTAAGTTGGCTGTGAAAGTGGGCGGAACCCAGATTGGTGAAACTCAAAGCCTTGTCTTGAATGCTACGGATTATACATTTACTCCCTCATCGCCGGTATCGGGAGAGATTGTGATCGAACTGACGAATACGGAGAAGGCTATGTATATCAAGTCGATTGCCATCAATCCGGCTGAATAA